In Pogoniulus pusillus isolate bPogPus1 chromosome 20, bPogPus1.pri, whole genome shotgun sequence, the following are encoded in one genomic region:
- the GPATCH1 gene encoding G patch domain-containing protein 1, whose amino-acid sequence MAAAESGDSEEEDLVSYGSALQPLQEGERIKKPVPLQEQTVKDAKGRYQRFHGAFTGGFSAGYFNTVGTKEGWTPSAFVSSRQKRADRTVLGPEDFMDEEDLSEFGIAPKDITTTDDFASKTKDRVKEKARQIAGVVASIPGTTAFDDLIGPSKITVGVELLRKMGWKEGQGIGPRIKRKPRRQKPDPAVKVYGCALPPGPSEGSEDEEDEYQPENVTFAPKDVMPVDLTPKENVHGLGYKGLDPSQALFGASGREHLNLFAGSSEDTSNLLGDLSHSRGRKLGITGQAFGVGALEEEDDDIYATEALSKYDTVLKDEEPGDGLYGWTAPKQYKSKKRSEREVKYIGKILDGFSLASKSSSPSKTYPPPDLPRNYRPVHYFRPVVAAGSQSHHLQRALEESTGRLESDVTQRSRHTLNASQRREQLGETSLKGPAPSVLEYLSEKDRERLKEVKQASEQQMKAKVLPQQAQTSRFQPASPENAAHKWQMLMGDQLANAGSSDFKPFARNPEKQKRYESFVKSLQQGEKAEKLDHYSDPSMTEWERGREQEEFFRAAMLYKSSNSTLSSRFTRAKYEDDVDKVEVPRDEENDIDDKETAVKMKMFGKLTRDTFEWHPEKLLCRRFNVPDPYPDSSIAGLPKVKRDKYSVFNFLTLPEPSTSVTQAVNEKSQQSNSLNKPKKPSRWDMSDKEKEKQDSISEFISLARSKADAQQQPPVAATEEHGTGPSEVTNEDKNQEEESRPSMDLFKAIFVSSSDEKSSSSEEESDEEQPPTASVTDSEPTKQAATPDISSSSAKENVAATTDPGVSLLPTSKQEPDAAEEFGPKLPPAFSSGPSWQQEPVVPTSFPGPSKREKHRKNREKHKTKKEHKHKKEKKKKHKKQKNKGKQKNKKSEKDSSSDSTESSDSLSDIDTTGLSPKELLRRLKQLQY is encoded by the exons ATGGCGGCAGCGGAGTCGGGTGACAGCGAGGAGGAGGATCTGGTGAGCTATGGGTCCgcgctgcagcccctgcaggaag GTGAACGCATTAAAAAGCCAGTTCCTCTCCAAGAGCAGACTGTTAAGGACGCAAAAGGACGATACCAGCGTTTCCATGGAGCGTTTACTGGTGGCTTCTCTGCCGGTTACTTTAACACTGTTGGCACAAAGGAAG GATGGACTCCTTCAGCTTTTGTGTCATCACGGCAGAAGAGAGCGGACAGAACTGTTCTTGGACCAGAAGACTTCATGGATGAAGAG GATCTTAGTGAGTTTGGGATAGCACCGAAAGATATTACAACCACAGATGATTTTGCCTCCAAAACTAAAgacagagtgaaagagaaaGCTAGGCAGATCGCAGGGGTAGTTGCTAGCATTCCGGGAACCACAGCATTTGATGATTTAATAGGACCATCAAA AATAACAGTTGGTGTTGAACTGTTACGAAAgatgggctggaaggaaggacAGGGAATTGGACCTCGAATCAAAAGAAAGCCACGCAGGCAGAAACCTG atcctgcagtgAAAGTGTACGGCTGTGCGTTGCCACCTGGACCCTCTGAGGGTTCTGAG GATGAAGAAGATGAGTACCAGCCAGAGAATGTGACATTTGCACCAAAAGATGTAATGCCTGTAGATCTGACTCCAAAAGAGAATGTCCATGGGCTTGGCTATAAGGGTTTGGACCCTTCACAAGCTTTGTTTGGTGCATCTGGAAGAGAACACCTCAATCTTTTCGCCGGTAGTTCTGAAGACACAAGCAATTTGCTTGGTGATCTGAGCCACAGTAGAGGAAGGAAGCTGGGCATAACGGGTCAG GCATTTGGTGTAGGAGCTttagaggaggaagatgatgatATATATGCAACCGAAGCACTGTCAAAATACGACACAGTTCTGAAGGATGAGGAACCTGGAGACGGCTTGTATGGCTGGACAGCACCTAAGCAGTACAAGTCCAAAAAAA GGTCTGAAAGAGAAGTTAAATACATAGGCAAGATCTTGGATGGTTTTTCCTTGGCAtcgaaatcatcaagtccaagcaag ACTTACCCGCCACCGGACCTGCCACGGAATTACAGACCAGTCCATTACTTTCGACCTGTGGTAGCAGCTGGGAGTCAAAGCCACCATTTACAGAGGGCATTAGAGGAGTCAACTGGAAGGCTGGAAAGTGATGTGACACAACGAAGTAGGCATACTTTGAATGCCTCCCAGAGGAGGGAACAACTGGGAGAGACTAGTCTCAAAG GTCcagctccttctgttttggaatatctctctgagaaggacagGGAAAGACTCAAAGAAGTGAAGCAAGCTTCTGAACAACAAATGAAAGCCAAAGTGTTGCCTCAGCAGGCACAAACCAGCAGGTTCCAGCCAGCATCCCCAGAGAATGCTGCTCACAAGTGGCAAATGTTGATGGGAGACCAGCTAGCAAATGCTGGTTCCAGTGACTTCAAACCATTTGCAAGAAAtccagagaaacaaaaaagataTGAAAGCTTTGTGAAAAGTCTTCAACAAGGAGAAAAAG CAGAGAAATTGGACCATTATTCAGACCCAAGTATGACAGAATGGGAGCGAGGAAGAGAACAAGAGGAGTTCTTCCGTGCAGCAATGCTCTACAAATCCTCAAATTCGACACTGTCATCCAGGTTTACTCGAGCCAAATACGAGGATGATGTTGACAAAGTTGAAGTTCCTCGGGACGAAGAG aATGATATTGATGATAAGGAAACTGCTGTGAAGATGAAGATGTTTGGCAAACTCACAAGAGACACTTTTGAATGGCATCCTGAAAAGCTGTTGTGCAGAAGATTTAATGTTCCTGATCCATATCCCGA TTCTTCCATTGCTGGCTTACCAAAAGTGAAACGGGACAAATATTCTGTGTTTAATTTCTTGACTCTGCCTGAGCCCTCCACGTCTGTAACTCAGGCAGTGAATGAAAAAAGCCAGCAGAGCAACAGCCTCAACA AACCAAAGAAACCTTCAAGATGGGATATGTCagataaagagaaggaaaaacaagacTCTATCAGTGAATTCATTAGTCTTGCTAGATCAAAAGcggatgctcagcagcagccaccggtggcagcaacagaagaacatGGAACTGGGCCAAGTGAG GTAACTAATGAAGATAAGAAtcaggaagaagaaagcagGCCATCCATGGACTTATTTAAGGCCATCTTTGTGAGTTCCTCAGATGAAAAATCATCTTCCTCTGAAGAAGAGAGTGATGAAGAACAGCCACCAACTGCTTCAGTAACAGATTCAGAACCCACCAAGCAGGCTGCTACACCAGACATTTCTTCCTCCAGTGCAAAAG AGAATGTGGCTGCAACGACCGATCCTGGCGTTTCTTTGTTGCCTACTTCAAAACAGGAACCGGATGCAGCAGAAGAATTTGGACCAAAGTTGCCTCCAGCTTTTTCTTCTG GCCCTTCTTGGCAACAAGAACCAGTGGTGCCAACAAGTTTTCCTGGGCCTAGTAAGAGAGAAAAACATAGGAAGAACAGAGAGAAACACAAGACtaaaaaagaacacaaacacaaaaaggaaaag aaaaagaaacataagaaacagaaaaacaaaggaaaacaaaagaataaaaaatcTGAAAAAGACAGCAGCTCAGACTCTACAGAGAGCAGTGACAGTCTTAGTGACATAGATACCACAGGCCTGTCACCCAAAGAACTTCTGAGGAG GTTAAAACAACTTCAGTATTGA